The genomic region TCGAGCGTCCGACGGCACGATCTGCCCGCGGATCTTGCTGCGACGCTGGGCTTCTGCATCGCGGCCCACGGGGGAATGCCGTCAAGCTACCGTTCTCGCTGACAGACCGGGCAGAAGTGACTCGAGCGGTTCATGAACGCCTCGCGGACGATCGACGTGCCGCAGCGGCGGCACGGCTTCCCCTGCTGCCCGCAGGCGTTGAGCGAGTGCGAGAAGTAGCCGGACTCCACACGGCAGGTACGAGAACAACGATTCCCGTAGGAGAAGCGTTTTCGCTGGTCGACGGCTTTTCCCCGTCTGGAAAACGCCACCGTGCCGGGCACGTCCTGAGTAGCCTGGTACGACCACTCCACGTCAGACTTCGCAGCCACGCGATCGATGGGGGGGGAAGCCGCCCGCCAGGCCGCCGTCTGCGCTTTCACCGAGGTCACCCGGATGATCCGTCGGCATGGCGTACCCCGCGCGCTGGCTCGTGGTTCACCACTCAGCCACGATCGCCAGTGTTCAGACGAGGGCTCTGATGCACTTCGGATCGGTGATGGAGCGGCCCGTCCTACGCCGATGATCCAGCTCCCCCGGGCCTTCTCCGCTCGGCGTCGCGATCGCGCAGATGGTTCTGGAGGACCTCGCCGATGACGGTGACCTGTTCCACGGTCAACGGCGGCGCGGCCTCATGGATCTTCCGGACGTGCTCCTCGTGCGCAGCCGAGTCGAAGGCATAGTCCAGGTCGGAGACGCGGATCAGGGTCTTGATCACCGGGCGCATCACCGTGCAGATCGCCGAGCATGGGCAAGTGTGGAGGGCCCGGCGCCGGACGCCCGGGGCCGCGGTCCTCGGCGTAGGCGGTCGAGAGCACCGGAGCAAGTACTACTTCCAGGGAGGACGAGAACCCACCGGCTGGCCGGGTTCCTCGGGCGAGTGGTCTGACACCGCCCGAGAGGACTGGCCGCCGGATTGGGATGTGGACGACGGCACGCGCCTCTCAGCGGCCACTCGCGCTTGGAGCCCATGCCCGCGCGGCGGTCGGCGAGAAACGGATGCCGTACGCCGGGATGACGCGACGCGTTCCGCCTCAGGCCGAGGACTCGCCCGCCCGCTCCCGCTGCACCCGCGTCCGGTGCGTGTCGTACTCGACGTCGTGCAGGCCGGGCGGCAGCGGCGCGATGAGCAGCCCCCGGCTCGCGAGTCGCATCCGGGTGCTGCGCGTGAGCTGCTCCCCGTGCGCGGTGTCCATCGTGTGGCGAGCACCGGGGTGTGGACGACCGGTCCGACAGCCCTCGCACCCCTTCCTGACGGAACCGGGCCACCCAGCGATGCGCGCGCCGCCGCGAGACGCCGAGCTCACGCGCGACCCGCCGACGATCCTCCACCACGCGCCGCACGAGTAGAAGCCTCCCGCTGGACTGTCAGATGAGCGCCACCGTGGGACATCGAGGCCTCCTGGCGAGGGTTGAACTATGCAGCTCCATCAGGCCAGGAGGCCTTTCCACACGCCTCGAACCGTCACCAACTTCACGGTGGAGTGCAGCTAGAGCCGCTCTCCAGCCGCGCTCGCGTCGTCGCCAAGCGCTAGTAAGAGCTTCCGCAGGAGATCGCTGAGGTGCTGCTGCTCGTCCCGATCGAGGGAGGCGAGCAGATCGCGTTCGTTCTCGACGTGGCTCACGAGGGCATCGTTGACCACTGAGAGGCCCTGCCTAGACAGCGTCACGATAACGCTACGACGATTCGCGGGGTCAGTCTCGCGCGTCACGAACCCCTTGTCGACCAGCCGGTTCAAGCGGTTCGTGATGGCGCCGGAGCTGACCATGGTACTGGCCAGGACGTCTCCCACGGTCATGCGGTGCGGTGCGCCAGCCCTCCTGAGCGCGGCAAGCAGGTCGAACTCGCCGGGCAGGAGGTCGTGCTGGTTGAGGGTGGCAGCGATGTGCCGATCCAGGATCGCGGCGGATCGGCTGATGCGGCCGATCACCGCCATGGGGCTCACGTCGACATCCGGGCGCTCCTGTGCCCACTGATCAAGTACTCGATCGACTGCGTCGGGCATGACCGACTCCTTCACGTTGAATTGTTTGACTCAGCCTCGGCCTCGGCATACACTCCTCAACGTTAAACAGTGTTGCGCCGCGACGTTCGGAGGGCTGGGGCTGTGACGAACGATGAGGCGCACCGCAGGCGGTCCTCTTTGCCAATGGAGCTTAACGAGGAGGTCGCCCTCACGCTCGCAGATGGCGCTGCAGTCGTCGCCCTCGAATCCAATGTTGTCGCTCAGGGGCTGCCGTACCCACGGAACCACGAGACAGCGCTACAGGTCGAGGACGCTGCACGAGGCGCAGGAGCCGTCCCCGCGACCATCGCTGTCATCGACGGGGTTGTGCGAGTCGGCTTGAGCCGGGACGAGCTTGAGCGCATCGCACTGTCGCCATCCCTGCCGAAGCTCACCACCCGGGACATCGGCGCGTGCGTGGCACGCCGAGGAACCGGAGCCACGACCATCGCGGCCACGATGGCGATCGCGGACCTGGCAGGCATCGCAGTCGTCGCCTCCGCTGGGCTCGGGGGTGTCCACCGAGACGCGAGCGAGAGCTTCGACATCTCCGCTGACCTCCCTCAGCTGACTCGATCCAAGGTGCTCGTCGTCTCCGCTGGAGCCAAGAAGATCTTGGACGTACCGGCGACGCTGGAGTACCTCGAGACCGCCGGTGTGCCCGTGGTCGGCTACCGATGCGATGACTTCCCCGCCTTCTACTGCGTCTCGAGCGGGTCCCCGGTTCCACACCGCTCGGACAGCCTCACCGAGGTAGCACAAGCAGCTCTTGCTCATTGGTCGCTGGGGAACGCCGGGGCGGTCCTCGTCGCCCACCCCATATCGCCGTCGCACGCGCTTGAGTCGGCAGAGGTCGATGAAGCCATAGAGTCGGCGCTCCTTCGCGCTCGTGCCGAGGGCATCAGCGGGCAGCGTGTCACGCGATACCTGCTTGACGCGGTCAACGATGCGACCCACGGACGCGCGCAGGCCGCTAACGCCGCAGTCCTCATCAGCACCACAGAGATCGGCGCTCAAGCGGCGGTCGCATATTCGGCCGTGATCAGGAGAGCTCTTACATGAAAAGCCTCAACGCAGCGCTGTTCGACCTGGACGGGACGTTGTTGGACACGCCACCGGCTATCGCGGCTGCGCTCAAGTCCGCCGTCGCCGAAGTCACGGGCGAGAACGTCGCCCTGCAAGATGTCGTCCAACTCGTGGGACGTCCTCTACCGATCTTGTGCGGACGGCTCGTAGGTCGTCATGAGGATGACCCGATGACTCTTGCCGTGGTACGGGCATACCAGCACCGTTATCGACAAGACATCGTCCCAAGCGCGCAGCAGTTGATCTTTCCCGGTGTCCTCGACGGTCTCGACGCCCTCCGGGCCGAGGGGCTCTCCTTTGCCATCGTCACCAGCAAAGCGCACCACGCGGCGGAATCAATACTCGACGCGGCGGGTCTGCTCGACCGCTTCGACGTCGTCATCGGCGCGGACGACGTGAAGAACCCCAAGCCCGCCGGGGATGCGGGACTGAAGGCTCTGGACATGCTGTCCGTCACACCCGAGGCCGCGATCGTGGTCGGTGATACTGCCGACGACATACGAATGGCCGGCGCCGTCCCCATGCGTTCCATCGGGGTGACGTACGGATCGACGATGAAAGAGGCGATGACCGCTCTCCGTCCCACACTGGTCGTCGAGGACTTCCCGTCGGCGGTGAGTGCGATCAGGCACGTGATGCTCAGCAGAGAAGAGATGCTCTCATGACCAGTGCTCTCACCGAAACGCAGACAGACGAAGTCGTCGTTATGGACGGGCGTGTTCACCAGCTCCCCCGCACCGACGCGCTGCTCGCTCTTCACGCCACGGCCCGCAATGCAGAGGCCAGTCATCGAGACTTCGTCCTGTCCACGCAACAGGTCATGCGGCTCCTTCTAGAGGAGTCCCTCGGACACTTGACTCATGTCGACGAGGCGCCGATCACTCCGATCGGTGGAGCGTTCCAGGGTCGTCGTCGCGCACAGCAGCAGGTGATGGCCGTCTCGGTTCCGAGCGCCGGGGACGCACTCGAAGCCGAGCTCCGCTCGATAGTCCCCGACGCGCGTATCGGGAAGATCCTGATTCAGCGGGACCCCGATCTGAAGACCCCGACGCTCCACTGGAGCAAACTGCCAGACGGCATCGCGGGAAAGGAAGTGCTGCTTCTCGACCCCATGATGGCGACCGCGAGCACTGTGAAGCTGGCGATCACCGTGCTGGCCGACTCCGGCGTGAAGCCCGCAGACATCGTCGTCGTGAACTTCCTGACCTGTCCTGAGGCACTCGAGAAGCTGTTCGCCGAACATCCCGAGGTCCGCGTCGTCACCAGCTTCATCGACGATCGCCTCACCGAGCAAGCCTTCCTGTGGCCGGGGATCGGCGACTTCGGTGACAGGTACTACGGGACCTTCCGATGACGTCACCTGGGCGGTCGGTGCGCATTCCCGGCAGCGCCGGGATCGCAGCAGCTGCAGCGGTCGCGCCCATCGTGTGGGGAAGCACGTACGTAGTGACGACTGAGCTACTGCCTCCCGGCCACTCGATGACCGCCAGCGTGCTGCGCGCGCTGCCCGCCGGCCTGCTGCTGCTCGCCATCCGATCGGGCCTCCCGCCACGGGGATGGCGCGTACGCACGGCTGTGCTCGGCATGCTCAACATCGGGTTCTTCTTCCCGCTCCTGTTCATCGCCGCTTATCGGCTTCCCGGGGGTCTTGCCTCCGTCGTGGGGGCTCTCCAGCCGATCCTCATCATCGGCCTGACTCTCGTGCTCCGATGGGGTCGGCCATCGAACGCCCATTTGCTCGGGGGCCTCGTCGCGCTGATCGGCGTGTCGCTCGTCTCCGTCAACGAGAACGCTTCCTTCGATGCGTTGGGTTTTGTAGCCGCCGTGCTCGGGACGGTGTCCATGGCGTCGGGGATCCTCCTAACCCGGCGCTGGGGAACGCCACCGAACACTCATCCGCTGAACTCCACCGCGTGGCAGCTGATAGTCGGCGGCGTCGCGATCATCCCCCTCATCCCGATCTTCGACAGCGGACCTTGGGAGCCGACCGCTGCTGGCGTCGCCGGCTACGCGTGGTTGACCCTCGTGGGCGGGGCACTTGCGTACAGCCTCTGGTTCCGCGGCGCTCGAGCTCTGCCCTCCACCGGAATCGCTCTGCTCGGAGTCCTCAGCCCTGTGACTGCAGCGACTCTGGGCTGGGTCCTTCTGGGGCAGGAACTGTCTCCACTGCAGGTGGTCGGATTCGTCATCGCTCTGGGCGGTTCTCTGGGAGGTCAGCTCACACCCGCATACAAGACGCGTCCTGTCTTGACGCAAGCCACCTCATGAACCTCGACGTCGGCAAGGAAATGTGATGAACGCAAACGAGTCCTTTGATTCGCACGATGAAGTCGAATCACTGCCGGTGATGCTCAAAGCTGCTGTTGCAGCTGATCCCGGAAAAGCCGCGGTGGTCGCAGAGAACACCATGATGACCTACTCGCAGCTGTGGGCAAGGGCGACGGCCCAGGCTGAACACCTCCGCCGGGTGGGAGTGCGGCCTGGCGACTACGTGGGGTTGTACCTAGAACCAGGCGAACGGCTCCTGGTGGCTGTGTGGGCCGTGCTCCTCGCTGATGCGGCGTACGTGCCGCTGGCTGTGGACTACCCATCGGAGCGCATCCGCTACATGATCGCCCAGTCCGCTGTTGCCCACATCATCACGGATGACGTCTCCGCGTCGCCCGCTCGGAAGCTCACCCCGGATGGCGTGCACGTGCACATCGCAGGTGAGGGCACCCCGACGCTTGCGGGCGCCTACGACCCCGACATGTCGGGTTCGGCGTATGTCATATTCACCTCTGGCTCGACCGGCAAGCCGAAGGGGGTCGTGATACCGCATTCGGCGATCACGCATCAGATGCGGTGGCTCGCGCAGGAGATGGCGCTCGGGCAGGCGCGGATACTGCTCAAGACCCCGACGAGCTTCGACGCCGCACAATGGGAGCTCCTCGCGAACGCAGTCGGCGGAACCGTCATCGTCGGAGAAGCGGGTATCCACCGCGATCCCTCTCGTATCCGAGCACTCGTCGATTCTCAGCACGCCACTCACCTCCAATGTGTTCCCACGCTCTGGAGGGCTCTGTGCCGAGAGCCGGAATTCGCGAGATGCGAATCGTTGACACACGTCTTCAGTGGAGGCGAAGCCCTGACTCCCGGGGATGCAAAAGACATCATGCAGACGCTTCCTCATGC from Clavibacter michiganensis subsp. insidiosus harbors:
- a CDS encoding MarR family winged helix-turn-helix transcriptional regulator, which codes for MPDAVDRVLDQWAQERPDVDVSPMAVIGRISRSAAILDRHIAATLNQHDLLPGEFDLLAALRRAGAPHRMTVGDVLASTMVSSGAITNRLNRLVDKGFVTRETDPANRRSVIVTLSRQGLSVVNDALVSHVENERDLLASLDRDEQQHLSDLLRKLLLALGDDASAAGERL
- a CDS encoding pseudouridine-5'-phosphate glycosidase is translated as MELNEEVALTLADGAAVVALESNVVAQGLPYPRNHETALQVEDAARGAGAVPATIAVIDGVVRVGLSRDELERIALSPSLPKLTTRDIGACVARRGTGATTIAATMAIADLAGIAVVASAGLGGVHRDASESFDISADLPQLTRSKVLVVSAGAKKILDVPATLEYLETAGVPVVGYRCDDFPAFYCVSSGSPVPHRSDSLTEVAQAALAHWSLGNAGAVLVAHPISPSHALESAEVDEAIESALLRARAEGISGQRVTRYLLDAVNDATHGRAQAANAAVLISTTEIGAQAAVAYSAVIRRALT
- a CDS encoding EamA family transporter — its product is MTSPGRSVRIPGSAGIAAAAAVAPIVWGSTYVVTTELLPPGHSMTASVLRALPAGLLLLAIRSGLPPRGWRVRTAVLGMLNIGFFFPLLFIAAYRLPGGLASVVGALQPILIIGLTLVLRWGRPSNAHLLGGLVALIGVSLVSVNENASFDALGFVAAVLGTVSMASGILLTRRWGTPPNTHPLNSTAWQLIVGGVAIIPLIPIFDSGPWEPTAAGVAGYAWLTLVGGALAYSLWFRGARALPSTGIALLGVLSPVTAATLGWVLLGQELSPLQVVGFVIALGGSLGGQLTPAYKTRPVLTQATS
- a CDS encoding HAD family hydrolase; the protein is MKSLNAALFDLDGTLLDTPPAIAAALKSAVAEVTGENVALQDVVQLVGRPLPILCGRLVGRHEDDPMTLAVVRAYQHRYRQDIVPSAQQLIFPGVLDGLDALRAEGLSFAIVTSKAHHAAESILDAAGLLDRFDVVIGADDVKNPKPAGDAGLKALDMLSVTPEAAIVVGDTADDIRMAGAVPMRSIGVTYGSTMKEAMTALRPTLVVEDFPSAVSAIRHVMLSREEMLS
- the upp gene encoding uracil phosphoribosyltransferase — translated: MTSALTETQTDEVVVMDGRVHQLPRTDALLALHATARNAEASHRDFVLSTQQVMRLLLEESLGHLTHVDEAPITPIGGAFQGRRRAQQQVMAVSVPSAGDALEAELRSIVPDARIGKILIQRDPDLKTPTLHWSKLPDGIAGKEVLLLDPMMATASTVKLAITVLADSGVKPADIVVVNFLTCPEALEKLFAEHPEVRVVTSFIDDRLTEQAFLWPGIGDFGDRYYGTFR